A part of Uloborus diversus isolate 005 chromosome 6, Udiv.v.3.1, whole genome shotgun sequence genomic DNA contains:
- the LOC129223941 gene encoding alpha-tocopherol transfer protein-like: MTLLPAWMDGLTPEMVRKAEEELGETIETRLQALKDLRRLVHSESDFRPRLDDAFLIRFLRARKFNPQRAFNALRNYYTFKVRYSGMLTDFKPSEVQKVMEMNNLFVLPRRDPSGAVVGLLRAGYFNVEKASPNDLIAAVLVCAELCLEVEATQVCGAVLIVDFEKFSFKLMKQFASPALLYRIIRCVQDCVPCRIKAYHMVNEPFYFNYIFNIAKTLLSEKLKKRIHFHGSDLKSLHKLVPPDVLPQELGGTLGSMDNKEFRCQLLNRESHFEKINKYGFQEKKAQFIRKKSSRALGLFF; encoded by the exons ATGACTCTGCTGCCTGCATGGATGGATGGCTTGACGCCAGAGATGGTTCGAAAAGCAGAAGAAGAACTGGGAGAAACAATAGAAACCAGACTTCAAGCACTGAAAGACTTAAGGAGGCTCGTCCACA GTGAATCTGATTTTCGTCCTCGTCTCGATGACGCTTTTTTGATAAGGTTCCTCAGGGCTAGGAAATTTAACCCTCAGAGAGCATTCAACGCCCTACGCAACTACTACACATTCAAAGTCAGGTACTCGGGCATGCTGACAGACTTCAAGCCATCCGAAGTCCAGAAGGTGATGGAAATGAACAATCTATTCGTGCTTCCGCGGAGAGATCCTTCAGGAGCTGTTGTAGGACTACTAAGAGCTG gataCTTCAACGTGGAGAAAGCTTCTCCTAATGATTTAATCGCCGCCGTTTTAGTGTGTGCAGAACTCTGCCTTGAAGTGGAGGCTACTCAAGTGTGTGGTGCCGTGCTCATCGTCGATTTCGAAAAGTTCTCATTCAAGCTCATGAAGCAATTCGCATCCCCGGCACTGCTTTACCGAATCATTCGATGTGTACAG GATTGCGTACCTTGCCGGATCAAAGCCTACCACATGGTCAACGAGCCTTTCTACTTCAACTACATTTTCAATATTGCCAAAACTCTCCTATCTGAAAAGCTCAAGAAACGA ATACATTTTCATGGAAGTGATCTGAAGTCATTGCACAAGCTCGTTCCGCCTGATGTCTTACCACAAGAATTAGGAGGAACACTGGGCTCAATGGACAACAAAGAATTCCGCTGTCAACTTCTGAACCGGGAATCGCATTTCGAAAAGATCAACAAATACGGATTTCAGGAGAAAAAAGCGCAGTTTATACGGAAAAAAAGTTCAAGggcacttggtttatttttttga